Genomic segment of Salvia hispanica cultivar TCC Black 2014 chromosome 2, UniMelb_Shisp_WGS_1.0, whole genome shotgun sequence:
taaaaaaataactgaaaAACTTAGTATCTTTTGGCGTGTTACACAtactaattaagaaaattatcaCAGACACCTGGCATTACATATAGGTATGTCAgcaataagtaaaataaatattctccGAACCAATATCACAAGTAACGTAAATATTTTCTGAAAGccaaaagtaattaaattgtgaaagCAAGCATTAAATACCATTAAGCATTGTTTCCCACAAAAGGAATTATTTTCATCATGCAAATCGTCAGCTATCGTCTCTTTGGTGCAATGCAAGTGAACTGCAAAAAGTTAGAAATCGTTAATAATCAGTTCAGAAGTAACTATTACATAAGCTTTTCTTTTAGGAAAACCATTACATAAGCTGTGAACAAGGATAGACAAGTTCAGAGACCATTAGGTAACATGGAGGCACATATTAAGCTTACATTTTTCCTCACACAAACAGCATGCCAACAATTCAGAAGATAAATTGTGCTCATCATCACTGGTTGAGGTACTTTCACATGCAGAGCCACAAAACTTGCATGAACAGTAGACACAGTACCAATCTCCGGAAGGAATCTGCATAAATTGAACTTATGAGTGCTAGACCACTTCAATTCAGGAAAAATCATAATATCCAACTCCTAGAATGGGTCAGATTAAAGAGTAAACTCATTTAATGTcagagtaaataaaattacaataaatatcACAGCCAATTTCATCAGTTCAACACAGATGAACAATTCAATACCTACCTAGCATCATTAAAGGAACTTTACATTGCTTAAAATTTGTGGTGTTAATGATTATAAGGATAGTAACAAACTTTAGAATTTTGAGAACAGAAATTGTTAAAGCAtgtacaaaatcaaatttcgGCTGCCACTTGTCAATGTAGATATTGTGAATCGCATTTAATAGTTAAGGGCCAAGAAAAAAGACGGAAAGCTAAATGTGAGAAGAGGGTTCCATGCATTCTTACTTCAATACGCAAACAGCTATTATGGAAAGTCGATGGACAACCATCGCAACATATCAAGTCACCACCATCACCACACACAGCACATGTGTCATCATTTGGATCATCCCCTTCCACATCCACACAAACAAATTCAATCTTAACAGTTTCCACATGTTTTCCCCAGGAATCTAGTAAGCACTGAAGGAGAGAATTCCCTGAATCCAGATATATATTCCGAAATGGTTTTCCAGGTGTCTTTTCTGCATGAGACTCAAAGCCCCGTATTGTATGAGTTACATTACAGCAATTACAACAGATTCCCTCCTTCGTAATCTTTCCCTCAATTAGCATTCTTTTACTCCTTCCTCTCTTATACTCCACCTTCGCGCCAAGGGGTACGGTTCCCAAATCAATCATCCACGCAAGCAAAGTACGTTTTCCATCATATAACTCATAATCATCAGAATCAGACCCATTCCTAGGCTTACGGGCCAACAAAGTCCGTCTTGATTTAATCTTCCCACCTGCTGATTTACTTTTAGATGATGACTCCTTCTTAGTGGCTCTTCTGATAGTCCTTACTGTGGCATTCTTCTTATGTTTACCTTTCTTCTTGCCTGGCTGAGTCATTCTGAATAGCATCCTAAAGGTCTCCTCTGGGATAGGAGTAAATGCCAAAACATCAATATTATCGGCAGTTCCATTATCAATCTTCTCCTTAAGCTTTTTGTAAGCCAATGTCACCGACCAGTGACCTCTCCCATCCCGATCAACATAGACTGCATCCTGGTAGTCTTTGGAAAGTCTCTGCCTGTATTCAACAGACCATCCAGCCTTCTTAAGCATAGCAACTATTTCATCCCTAATTAATTGCTTCTGATACCTTAACCCCGTTTCCTTATCTTCAGCACCttcttttatctcttttttctttttctgctGCAAAACACCATTCCTCAAATCACTCTTACCAACCTTTAACCTCTTCGACAGAACCTTATCTCCTGATTCTTTACGGTCTATACCTCTCTTGACAccttttttcttgattttcaaCCCTACATCCCCATTCTCTACATTTGGTAACATTTCCCCCTTTTCCTTAATACATGGCCTTCCTCGACCTCTACGACCCCCATTACCACTATCATCGACCTTGTTCCGAAGCAAATATTTCCTCTCCAATGGCGAAGCCTGACTTTCACTTTCTACTTTCCGTGGCCTTCTCCGACCTCTACCACCCCCATTACTCTCGCCATCAACCACCTTCGGCTGCAAATGTTTCTCATCCAATGACGAAGCAATACTTTCACTTTCTACTTTCCTCGGCCTTCCTCGACCTCTACCACCCCCATTACTTCCATTACCAACCTTCTTCGATTGGACTATTGTCATATCCAATGAGGAAGCTGCCACAGGTTCAGTTTCTGCTTTCCTCGGCCTTCCTCGACCTCTACCACCCCCATTACTTTTCCTGCCAACCTTCTCCGGTTGAGATGTTACCATTTCCAATGAGGGAGCTGCCACAGCTTCCGTTTCCACTTTCCGAGGCCTCCCACGCCGCCTAACACTCTCCTCAGGACTACCGGAAGGAAAAACAACTATTGCACCTTTCTCCTTCAGAGGCCTCCCCAGCCTCTCCTTCTGCTGACCCGGCGACGAAACCTCACCCTTACCTTCCGTTTTACGAGGTCTCCCCCTCCTACCCTTCTTCTTCCCATCAATCGCCTCACTCATGCCCAAAAACTCAACACCCTGGCCTTCCTCCTCGACCTTGTCATCCAGCTTCACTATTTCCATACCAATCACTTGTTTCTCACCATCACTCATGGCTACCGTTCGCGACCTCAAAACCCTACTACTTTTAGGTATACCGTCAGCCCCCCCATTCCCCTTATGATTCGAATTACTCTTTTCcccccttttccttttcctctcCACCGGCGGCTCTTTGTTCAGATCAATCAACTCAACTTCAACTTCTTCGCTCCCTTCCCCCACCTCAATCGACATCCTTCCACTGTTTCCtgcatcaaaaaaattaaaattaaaaaaacactccAATCATCTCTCAATTGGAACAAAACGGTACGAGTAAAACACCGAAAATCACAAATCTCACCGGTAGAGCAGCGGAAGTGAACGCAGAGAAATGTAGCCGAGTCGATACGTACAGATTGATTGTATCTATATGCTGTGTAGCTTCTgcaaagagagaaaagagagagagggttcAGTATTCTTTTAAAAGAGTATTGGGGGATTTGTAAAGACAGCAAATTACATTTATTGCAGCTttccatttaaatttataggtTTGTGGGGGGTGCAATTGTAATTTCGCATCCTGCGACATCTGGGAATTTTTCCCTCCATTATTGTTTTTcctcattaaaaatatttttgaatttcagaAGCATCAGTTGACTTGCTGTGGAATCTTTGAATCagaaaattcattttaattccaaaaaaatcattagTACTTTGTTGGAGTATACTgtatattatagtagtacatatTTATGCCAAGAGGaataatataatgaataaaatcaaGGAAAATAGAACATGAATAAAAGCATTGGCATATGGTTGAATTTTTGTCCATCCCAATCTAATCTGaagattcaaaaattaatgaaaatttgcccaaaattcaaatctgAAATCCAAACTATTGTGTCTAATCTGATCCGGATaatccaaaatataatattataaattcataaatcagtactaaaatcgaaaaatctaatatatatcaaataatcTGGAGGAGATCAGCAATAAAACATTCATCAAATGAGGAGTAGTGTCAATATTTGctcatggattaattaaatttaaggaTAAtagatcaataattaattcaattatagATTTACATGGTATAGTCGAAAAATGCAAATGACTAAATAGCCCAGGTATAGTAaacaatagtagtactagttaaTTAATGGCTAAAATTCAGTTTGCACGAGTAATTATTGTCAATAAACATCCAACAGAGATCAAATCTACCATAATTATAAGGCTAATTAATACAAAGCCCCATAAATTGTTGGGAAGCATGAAcactcaaatattttaatagacgATGCTTGACCCAACAAATGTTGGGATTAATACAGATTTACAGATTATTGCCACACaatcaaaaagaaatatggaaaCACTCAATTTCCACAATTTACAGATTTTTCACATTTAGTACAATCGATAGCAGACTTTGGATTTTAATACTGGGGTCCAAATTAATGATAACAATTGTTGTGTTTTAGCGTTAATGACACCAAAAACAATAACGACATAACATTGTGGAACTGAAAGataagtaattttaaaattagcaaTAACAATAAAGTATATACGACATCACTGTCACCGTTGAAATAATTGCAGaatatagattttttaaataaaaagtactgtaacttttaaattaaatttactaatattatatgatatatatacatgcatatttatggaatgaaagagttatttttattcttataataTAATGATCACTACTTTGTGATCTTACaataacaatatttacataaataaaaaaaaatattatctgctaatgtgaaaaaaatataaattaattaatatagctatgagaaaaataaccacaaataaattaatggatgaatatatttatttaggtGCCAAGTTATGAGAAAATccaaacaacacaacaaaatcCACAAAAACACATACATGCTAGTGACAAATTTCGAACCTACAATATCAAAGGTTAATATTGCAACTAGTGAACCAATTGCGCTACAAAATAACTTGTTAAatgttttttgaaaataagtactcctacttatatagttatataatttaaaaatggatGGGGGTTCCAAGGGACCCATGCCCCAACGTGCGTCCGCCTCTTAATGCAATGTAGAGCATGATAATTATCCATTTAATGAACTCTTAATTGAGATATGGATTACTGCCACACgaccaataaaaaatatgaagacaCTCAATTTACGTATGTTTATAAATCACTGATGGAATTATTATCCACCCTCCAAATTAAACACATATAGTGCAATATAGTGCTAGACACTCAATTTCCAAGCTTACCTTGCTAGTGAAATCAAACACAAATGATGCAAGACAGTGTGAAGACAAAAGAGGGAGGCAACATCGGCTTGCAACCTGCAAGATTGGAGGCGACAAGTCAAATGAACAGAAGATAATTCTTATTCATGTTTTGGATAACCAATTGacacaataacaaaattaactaATTGACGCAATAATTTGGTAAGATTTTTGACTTAAAAGTTTAAttgatataataattattataatttttaaaattataataagatTTACTTAATAAGTTATcaagaatataataataatcattatgtttttgtttttatttttatttttatttttgtggtttataattttgatattatattactGATTTTCTTAATACGTtaccattaattaattgttaggGAGATTCAATATATAGAACAGAAAAACGgatatctgaaagtcgtgataatcattttcagatcaaatcaatttcggtggttctaccaaatttatttgatcggataaaattcagagaaaTCAGAAAATTCATATGTGTATTCGAGATATTTGAACCAGAAGAATTGAtcagattttgaagaagaCGAACCTGTGCAGCTGCTGACGAAACAGTGCATCCGTTGGGAATATTAACCGAAAATAACTGATTTTCAAAAGGTTTCCGACCCCAGAGTTCCAGAGTTCTACCAAATTTAGGTGTTAGGGAGTAAggctctgccccttggaccccgccAGGGGCTGccgccccttggaccccgctacccgggggcgctgcccccggaccccAGTTCATCTATTAAGGAGCTTCGCCCctaacatcataatgaatttaaataagcgtgcactccgcacctccatacttaaatgatgtatcattataacaataaccaatcaatcaagttaatccaattacactaaaatatccaacaatctTCCCCTATTTTAGTGCAATCCTTGATTAACTAAAACAAGTCATCTCAAACAATCAAACTTTTGCATAAAAGAAATATCGTAACGATTGAATTCCATATTAGTACATTACACATTCCAAATATTCGAATACCCCGGGTGTCTCTAAGGATTGAACCCTGAGAACTCACATTGAATACACGAAGATAATGTACACAAAAGTTTACATACGAATATGTTCTATCTTgacactatattttactagcTTATGTCCTTATCCTTCATAAACATGTCGAAACCAAGTCCCAGCTTCTTGAAGCGGCTAAACTTCATGCTTATATAGGTAGTTCCTTTATTCTTGCACCtacatttgcaatttttcaaaagaactattaagaatatatatattcaacctCCTTAACTTGTAGGTCCGAACACATACCTTGGGACGATTTTCAAATGTGTTCCAATCTCCAAAGATTAAGTTTTCCACATTGAATTCTGCATCTAGTGTCATACTAAATGGGAATTGGGTATCTTAATATCAGAGATTTGTAGTGGACTTTAATCCCATCCCTATAGCCGATTTGTGCACAAGACCTCTACTTAACCCTTTGGTTAAATGATCGGCTA
This window contains:
- the LOC125207388 gene encoding uncharacterized protein LOC125207388; the protein is MSIEVGEGSEEVEVELIDLNKEPPVERKRKRGEKSNSNHKGNGGADGIPKSSRVLRSRTVAMSDGEKQVIGMEIVKLDDKVEEEGQGVEFLGMSEAIDGKKKGRRGRPRKTEGKGEVSSPGQQKERLGRPLKEKGAIVVFPSGSPEESVRRRGRPRKVETEAVAAPSLEMVTSQPEKVGRKSNGGGRGRGRPRKAETEPVAASSLDMTIVQSKKVGNGSNGGGRGRGRPRKVESESIASSLDEKHLQPKVVDGESNGGGRGRRRPRKVESESQASPLERKYLLRNKVDDSGNGGRRGRGRPCIKEKGEMLPNVENGDVGLKIKKKGVKRGIDRKESGDKVLSKRLKVGKSDLRNGVLQQKKKKEIKEGAEDKETGLRYQKQLIRDEIVAMLKKAGWSVEYRQRLSKDYQDAVYVDRDGRGHWSVTLAYKKLKEKIDNGTADNIDVLAFTPIPEETFRMLFRMTQPGKKKGKHKKNATVRTIRRATKKESSSKSKSAGGKIKSRRTLLARKPRNGSDSDDYELYDGKRTLLAWMIDLGTVPLGAKVEYKRGRSKRMLIEGKITKEGICCNCCNVTHTIRGFESHAEKTPGKPFRNIYLDSGNSLLQCLLDSWGKHVETVKIEFVCVDVEGDDPNDDTCAVCGDGGDLICCDGCPSTFHNSCLRIEIPSGDWYCVYCSCKFCGSACESTSTSDDEHNLSSELLACCLCEEKFHLHCTKETIADDLHDENNSFCGKQCLMILDRLQDLLGVRHEMGEEFSYTILQHRVINDDASLFGNSLKIESNSKLAVAFSVMDECFEPIIDDRSGSNMIHNVVYNCGSNIRRLNFDGFCTIVLEKGDEIIAAASIRIHGKQLAEMPFIGTRFNYRRQGMCSRLLTAVDTILSTLGVEKLVIPAISELNETWTKVFGFVPLEESERQQMQHMSMIVFPGVDMLQKPVSGQQSVKPENESAAEEKHCNATGAEAAASDEDKARTVGEATATTSTAAEEEQCKDTGGETAASDEDEARAVGEATAASTAAEEKQCNDTGGEAAASDEDRARTVGEAAALPDPSLSKEGDAFYESINCESHNGVCRCNPDEPKEESLPSKANTGIDCNVEAPEPADEPNA